In the genome of Rhizobium etli 8C-3, one region contains:
- a CDS encoding VOC family protein gives MAVHFNHTILSARDSKASADFLADMLGLPPPRHWGPFYMVTTDNDANLDYMDTKGEIVSQHYAFLVGEAEFDAIFDRLRERKLRYWADPGQKKPGETNDHDGGRGLYFEDPNGHLLEIITRPYGSGGWNP, from the coding sequence ATGGCCGTCCACTTCAACCATACGATCCTGTCGGCCCGAGACAGCAAGGCCTCGGCAGATTTCCTGGCTGACATGTTGGGCCTGCCGCCGCCGCGGCACTGGGGGCCGTTCTACATGGTCACGACCGACAACGATGCCAATCTCGACTACATGGATACGAAAGGTGAGATCGTCAGCCAACACTACGCCTTCCTGGTCGGCGAGGCTGAATTCGACGCGATATTTGATCGGCTTCGAGAGCGGAAGCTGCGCTACTGGGCCGATCCCGGCCAGAAGAAGCCGGGCGAAACCAATGACCACGACGGCGGACGCGGTCTCTATTTTGAAGATCCGAACGGACACCTGCTCGAAATCATCACGCGTCCTTACGGCAGCGGCGGCTGGAATCCGTGA
- a CDS encoding VOC family protein, with translation MSNSQEHGKTVVESLRTRGIDMKLEIVVIPVSDVDRAKSFYSDLGWRLDADFAAEEGFRVIQFTPPGSGCSVIFGQNVTAASPGSAQGLYLIVSDIKAARRDLLDRGVGVSEVFHDASGEYAGPDEPYLLGRLRVPGPDPDNRSYRSFASFSDPDGNGWLLQEITARLPGRVDADDTTFTSSKELAAALRRAATAHGEHEKLTGEHDEDWPDWYAEYIVSEQAGKQLPL, from the coding sequence ATGAGCAATAGCCAGGAGCATGGAAAAACCGTTGTCGAGAGCCTCAGAACTCGAGGGATCGACATGAAGCTCGAGATCGTGGTTATTCCTGTTTCGGATGTGGATCGTGCTAAGAGCTTTTACAGCGATCTGGGTTGGAGGCTCGACGCCGACTTCGCCGCCGAAGAGGGCTTCCGCGTGATCCAGTTCACGCCGCCTGGCTCCGGGTGCTCGGTTATCTTCGGCCAGAACGTCACCGCAGCATCACCCGGCTCCGCGCAGGGCCTGTACTTGATCGTCTCCGACATCAAGGCCGCCCGGCGCGATTTGCTCGATCGTGGGGTCGGGGTCAGCGAAGTGTTCCACGACGCCAGCGGCGAGTATGCCGGCCCCGACGAACCCTACCTGCTTGGGCGGCTCCGGGTCCCTGGTCCGGATCCCGACAATCGCAGCTACCGCTCGTTCGCCTCATTCAGCGATCCAGACGGTAACGGCTGGTTGCTCCAGGAGATCACCGCCCGATTGCCCGGACGCGTGGACGCCGACGACACGACATTCACCTCCTCCAAAGAGCTCGCGGCCGCCCTGCGGCGTGCGGCGACCGCGCACGGCGAGCACGAGAAGCTGACGGGCGAGCACGACGAGGATTGGCCGGACTGGTACGCCGAGTACATTGTCAGCGAGCAGGCCGGCAAGCAGCTGCCGCTGTAA
- a CDS encoding acyltransferase family protein — protein sequence MKSRLYYVDRLRIFAFAILLVYHSSASFLPDINWLIHSDKTSTTLSLVMDFPRAWRLALLFFVSGMGAAFTFGSAGSLSFLRKRTFRLLIPLLFAMAVIVVPQVWYERMYENGYQGSLFEFWMTRYFTEGRYPRGNFTWAHMWFVAYLLVMSVICFPIFGYLVRPGNKIAAWFERTSKTGFVYLFFLLPLALNLALSPFFPKQTNALYNDGAWFAVWASWFGLGFLMARYHSALIETIIGRRFVSAAIALVTSVLLYRYAWLVPQDQSIGSYGRDTPLFKAGIFLLAWSMILTLVGFAARHFNRPSEKLAAMNRLVFPLYIVHQTVTVAALYYVLPLDMPVAVSYSAVTAATILLSGLFAVCVDFVPGPARVLFGLSGRGRKVLASEPDRQLSR from the coding sequence ATGAAAAGCAGGCTTTACTATGTGGATCGGCTGAGGATCTTCGCCTTTGCGATTCTGCTCGTCTACCATTCGTCGGCGTCCTTCCTGCCCGACATCAACTGGCTAATCCACAGCGACAAGACAAGCACCACGCTTTCGCTCGTCATGGACTTCCCGCGCGCTTGGCGGCTTGCGCTATTGTTCTTTGTCTCGGGCATGGGAGCAGCCTTTACCTTCGGCTCGGCAGGCAGCCTGTCCTTCCTGCGCAAGCGCACGTTTCGTCTGCTGATACCCCTGCTCTTTGCCATGGCCGTGATCGTCGTGCCGCAGGTGTGGTACGAACGCATGTACGAGAACGGCTATCAGGGTTCACTTTTCGAATTCTGGATGACCCGCTACTTCACCGAAGGTCGCTACCCAAGGGGCAACTTCACATGGGCGCATATGTGGTTCGTGGCCTACCTGCTGGTCATGTCGGTGATCTGTTTTCCCATCTTCGGATACCTGGTACGGCCCGGAAACAAGATCGCAGCTTGGTTCGAACGCACCTCGAAAACCGGCTTCGTCTACCTCTTCTTCCTTCTGCCGCTCGCACTCAACCTGGCGCTTTCGCCTTTCTTTCCGAAGCAAACCAATGCCCTCTACAATGACGGCGCGTGGTTTGCCGTTTGGGCAAGCTGGTTCGGACTGGGTTTTCTCATGGCTCGCTATCACAGTGCGCTGATCGAAACGATCATCGGCCGGCGCTTCGTCAGTGCTGCTATCGCCCTTGTGACCAGCGTGCTGCTCTATCGCTACGCCTGGCTGGTGCCGCAGGACCAGTCGATCGGCAGCTACGGGCGAGATACGCCGCTGTTCAAGGCGGGAATCTTCCTGCTGGCCTGGAGCATGATCCTGACGCTCGTCGGTTTTGCTGCCCGTCACTTCAATCGGCCCAGTGAAAAGCTCGCTGCAATGAACCGGCTGGTATTCCCGCTCTACATCGTGCATCAAACCGTGACGGTAGCCGCGCTGTACTATGTCCTACCGCTCGATATGCCGGTCGCCGTGAGCTATTCGGCCGTCACGGCCGCAACGATCCTGCTTTCGGGGCTCTTCGCCGTCTGCGTCGACTTCGTGCCTGGCCCGGCACGCGTCCTGTTCGGCTTGAGCGGTCGTGGCAGGAAGGTTTTAGCAAGCGAGCCCGATCGGCAGCTTTCGCGATAG
- a CDS encoding ABC transporter ATP-binding protein, translated as MSPAKMTTMSSDTLLKVEHLSMKFGGLMAINDLSFEAKRGDITALIGPNGAGKTTVFNCITGFYKPTMGMITLNQQSGKQYLLERLPDFRITKEARVARTFQNIRLFSGLTVLENLLVAQHNKLMKASGYTILGLLNIGPYRKEAAASIELARFWLEKADLISRADDPAGDLPYGAQRRLEIARAMCTEPELLCLDEPAAGLNPRESAALNALLQGIRADTGTSILLIEHDMSVVMEISDHVVVLEYGQKISDGTPGHVKNDPRVIAAYLGVEDKEVEEVIATVESLEGGAN; from the coding sequence ATGAGCCCCGCAAAAATGACGACAATGTCCAGCGATACCCTTCTCAAGGTCGAGCATCTGTCGATGAAGTTCGGTGGCCTCATGGCCATCAACGACCTGTCCTTCGAAGCCAAGCGCGGTGACATTACCGCGCTGATCGGCCCGAACGGCGCCGGCAAGACGACCGTCTTCAACTGCATCACCGGCTTTTACAAGCCGACGATGGGAATGATCACGCTGAACCAGCAGAGCGGAAAGCAGTACCTGCTCGAGCGCCTGCCGGATTTCCGCATCACCAAGGAAGCCCGGGTCGCGCGTACCTTCCAGAACATCCGCCTGTTCTCGGGCCTCACAGTTCTTGAGAACCTGCTCGTTGCCCAGCACAACAAGCTGATGAAGGCATCGGGCTATACGATCCTCGGCCTGCTCAACATCGGTCCCTACCGGAAGGAGGCTGCAGCATCCATCGAGCTCGCACGCTTCTGGTTGGAAAAGGCCGATCTGATCAGCCGCGCCGACGATCCTGCAGGCGATCTGCCCTATGGCGCGCAGCGGCGTCTTGAAATCGCTCGCGCCATGTGCACCGAGCCGGAATTGCTCTGCCTGGACGAACCCGCCGCCGGCCTCAATCCGCGTGAATCGGCGGCCCTCAACGCATTGCTGCAGGGAATTCGCGCCGACACCGGTACGTCGATCCTGCTCATCGAACACGACATGTCGGTGGTCATGGAAATCTCCGACCATGTCGTGGTGCTCGAATACGGGCAGAAGATTTCCGACGGCACGCCGGGTCATGTGAAGAACGACCCGAGGGTCATCGCGGCCTATCTCGGTGTCGAGGACAAGGAAGTGGAAGAGGTCATCGCAACTGTCGAGAGCCTCGAAGGGGGCGCAAACTGA
- the livM gene encoding high-affinity branched-chain amino acid ABC transporter permease LivM, with the protein MANIENSAGKPAPGLVQKGLTEAFFAALLSLGLFVLYVGLKTDQDINNELIIVQRWGLLAIFVAIAAISRFVIVVFVKPNIDKRKLAKAKHGELDISAEKGFLRQHFLKIALVALLLYPVVIYAALGAQGSLKWVDNFGIQILIYVMLAWGLNIVVGLAGLLDLGYVAFYAVGAYSYALLSSYFGLSFWLLLPMSGILAALWGVILGFPVLRLRGDYLAIVTLAFGEIIRLVLINWTAVTKGTFGISGIPKATLFGIPFDATSGGFAKLMGLPMSSAYYKIFLFYLILALCMLTAYVTIRLRRMPIGRAWEALREDEIACRSLGINTVTTKLTAFAMGAMFGGFAGSFFAVRQGFVSPESFVFLESAVILAIVVLGGMGSLTGIAIAALVMVGGTELLREMDFLKAVFGPDFTPELYRMLLFGLAMVVVMLFKPRGFVGSREPTAFLKERRAVSGSFIKEGHG; encoded by the coding sequence ATGGCAAACATCGAAAATTCTGCTGGCAAGCCCGCACCCGGGCTTGTCCAGAAAGGACTTACGGAAGCCTTCTTCGCGGCCCTGCTTTCTCTCGGTCTGTTCGTTCTCTACGTCGGTCTCAAGACCGATCAGGACATCAACAACGAACTCATCATCGTTCAGCGCTGGGGCCTGCTCGCGATCTTCGTGGCGATCGCTGCGATCAGCCGCTTCGTCATTGTCGTTTTCGTCAAGCCGAACATCGACAAGCGCAAGCTTGCCAAGGCAAAGCACGGCGAGCTCGACATCTCGGCCGAAAAGGGTTTTCTCCGCCAGCATTTCCTGAAAATCGCGCTGGTTGCACTTCTGCTCTATCCGGTGGTCATCTACGCAGCTTTAGGCGCGCAGGGCTCGCTGAAATGGGTCGACAACTTCGGTATCCAGATTCTGATCTATGTGATGCTCGCATGGGGCCTCAACATCGTCGTCGGCCTTGCCGGTCTGCTGGACCTCGGTTACGTCGCCTTCTACGCGGTCGGTGCCTATTCCTATGCACTGCTGTCCAGCTATTTCGGCCTGTCCTTCTGGCTTCTGCTGCCGATGTCGGGCATCCTGGCGGCGCTTTGGGGTGTCATCCTCGGCTTCCCCGTCTTGCGTTTGCGCGGCGACTATCTTGCCATCGTGACGCTCGCCTTCGGTGAGATCATCCGTCTCGTGCTCATCAACTGGACGGCCGTGACCAAGGGTACCTTCGGCATATCGGGCATCCCGAAGGCGACGCTGTTCGGCATTCCTTTCGATGCGACGTCGGGCGGCTTTGCCAAGCTCATGGGCCTTCCGATGTCGTCGGCCTATTACAAGATCTTCCTCTTCTATCTGATCCTGGCCCTCTGCATGCTGACGGCCTATGTCACGATCCGGCTTCGCCGCATGCCGATCGGCCGCGCCTGGGAAGCGCTGCGCGAAGACGAAATCGCCTGCCGGTCTCTGGGCATCAATACGGTCACGACCAAGCTCACAGCCTTTGCGATGGGTGCGATGTTCGGCGGCTTTGCAGGCTCGTTCTTCGCAGTGCGCCAGGGTTTCGTCTCTCCCGAATCCTTCGTGTTCCTGGAGTCTGCCGTCATTCTGGCCATCGTCGTTCTCGGTGGCATGGGCTCGCTGACCGGTATCGCGATTGCTGCGCTCGTCATGGTCGGCGGCACGGAATTGCTGCGCGAGATGGACTTCCTGAAAGCCGTCTTCGGTCCGGATTTCACGCCGGAACTCTACCGCATGCTTCTCTTCGGCCTCGCCATGGTTGTCGTCATGCTGTTCAAGCCGCGCGGCTTCGTCGGCTCGCGTGAACCGACTGCCTTCCTCAAAGAGCGCAGAGCAGTTTCCGGAAGCTTTATCAAGGAGGGGCACGGCTGA
- the cysQ gene encoding 3'(2'),5'-bisphosphate nucleotidase CysQ, which translates to MLAIFEKAALEAGRTIIAIFEEGCAVATKADSSPVTRADEEAERIILAHLAQSYPDIPVIAEESVAAGHVPDIEGKAFFLVDPLDGTREFVDRRPEFTVNIAYVDHGVPLAGFVYAPALAVAFAGKAGHAEKLLIGADFTVTERIAITVRAPPATRLALASRSHKSPATDSFLIDQSIFECTNIGSSLKFCLLAEGKADVYPRFGRTMEWDTAAGDAVLRAAGGTTVTMDGLPLTYGKTGGKADFDFANPDFISWGGKDRAVPLRTALQP; encoded by the coding sequence ATGTTAGCGATATTCGAAAAGGCGGCCCTTGAGGCGGGTAGAACGATCATCGCCATCTTCGAAGAAGGGTGCGCTGTCGCGACGAAAGCAGATTCAAGTCCCGTGACACGCGCGGACGAAGAAGCGGAGCGGATCATCCTGGCCCATCTTGCCCAAAGCTATCCGGACATTCCGGTAATTGCCGAAGAATCGGTGGCGGCCGGCCACGTGCCGGATATCGAGGGAAAGGCTTTCTTCCTTGTCGACCCGCTCGACGGCACGCGCGAGTTTGTCGACAGGCGGCCGGAATTCACGGTCAACATTGCCTATGTGGACCATGGCGTGCCGCTTGCCGGCTTCGTCTACGCGCCGGCACTGGCTGTTGCTTTTGCAGGCAAGGCAGGACACGCCGAAAAGCTCCTCATCGGAGCCGATTTTACCGTGACGGAACGCATTGCAATCACGGTCCGCGCACCACCAGCCACGCGCCTGGCGCTTGCCAGCCGCAGCCACAAGAGCCCCGCAACCGACAGCTTTCTCATCGACCAGTCGATCTTCGAATGCACCAATATCGGCTCTTCGCTGAAATTCTGCCTGCTTGCAGAGGGAAAGGCCGACGTCTATCCGCGTTTCGGCCGGACGATGGAATGGGATACGGCGGCGGGCGACGCGGTCCTGCGCGCTGCCGGCGGCACGACCGTTACCATGGACGGATTACCGCTGACCTACGGCAAAACCGGCGGCAAGGCGGATTTCGACTTCGCCAATCCCGACTTCATCTCCTGGGGCGGCAAGGACCGGGCTGTGCCGCTGCGCACGGCTTTGCAGCCTTAA
- a CDS encoding ABC transporter ATP-binding protein: MAGEQLLKVQGVETYYGNIRALAGIDVDVNKGEIVSLIGANGAGKSTLMMTICGSPQARTGAVIFEGRDITRMPTHDIARLRIAQSPEGRRIFPRMTVTENLQMGAGLDNLKYFNEDVEKIFTLFPRLKERHAQRGGTLSGGEQQMLSIGRALMARPKLLLLDEPSLGLAPLIVKGIFEAIKKLNEQEGLTVFLVEQNAFAALKLSHRAYVMVNGKVTMSGSGKELLANPEVRAAYLEGGRH; the protein is encoded by the coding sequence ATGGCCGGCGAACAGCTTCTCAAGGTTCAGGGCGTCGAAACCTATTACGGCAATATCCGTGCGCTCGCGGGCATCGATGTCGACGTCAACAAGGGTGAGATCGTCAGCCTCATCGGCGCCAACGGCGCCGGCAAGTCGACGCTGATGATGACGATCTGCGGCAGCCCGCAGGCGCGCACCGGCGCGGTGATCTTCGAAGGGCGCGACATCACCCGCATGCCGACGCACGACATCGCGCGGCTTCGCATTGCGCAGTCGCCGGAAGGCCGCCGCATTTTCCCGCGCATGACCGTCACGGAAAACCTGCAGATGGGTGCGGGCCTCGACAACCTCAAATATTTCAACGAGGACGTCGAGAAGATATTCACACTGTTCCCGCGCCTGAAGGAACGCCACGCGCAGCGCGGTGGCACGCTTTCGGGGGGCGAGCAGCAGATGCTGTCGATCGGCCGTGCGCTGATGGCGCGCCCGAAGCTCCTGCTTCTCGACGAGCCGTCGCTCGGTCTCGCGCCGCTGATCGTGAAGGGTATTTTCGAGGCGATCAAGAAGCTCAACGAGCAGGAGGGCCTCACCGTTTTCCTGGTCGAGCAGAATGCATTCGCTGCCCTGAAGCTCTCTCACCGCGCTTACGTGATGGTGAACGGCAAGGTGACGATGAGCGGGTCCGGCAAGGAACTGCTCGCCAATCCGGAAGTCCGTGCCGCCTATCTCGAAGGCGGAAGACATTGA
- a CDS encoding branched-chain amino acid ABC transporter permease, producing MEYFVQQLFNGLTLGSIYGLVAIGYTMVYGIIGMINFAHGDIFMLGGFAALIVFLVLTSIFAGFPVAVLLLLMLIVAMLMTSLWNWTIERVAYRPLRGSFRLAPLITAIGMSITLSNFIQVTQGPRNKPIPPLVGSVYNIGGISVSLKQIIIILITVVLLAAFWYIVNRTALGRAQRATEQDRKMAALLGVNVDQTISITFIMGAALAAVAGTMYLMYYGVASFNDGFTPGVKAFTAAVLGGIGSLPGAVLGGLMIGLIESLWSAYFTIAYKDVATFAILAFVLIFKPTGILGRPEVEKV from the coding sequence ATGGAGTATTTCGTCCAGCAGCTCTTCAATGGGCTGACGCTCGGATCCATCTATGGCCTTGTCGCTATTGGCTACACGATGGTTTATGGCATTATCGGCATGATCAATTTCGCCCACGGCGATATCTTCATGCTCGGTGGTTTCGCCGCTCTTATCGTCTTTCTCGTTCTCACATCCATCTTTGCAGGCTTTCCGGTCGCAGTTCTTCTGCTGCTGATGCTTATCGTTGCGATGCTGATGACGAGTTTGTGGAATTGGACGATCGAGCGTGTTGCATATAGGCCGCTGCGCGGTTCCTTCCGCCTGGCGCCGCTGATCACCGCCATCGGCATGTCGATCACGCTGTCCAACTTCATCCAGGTGACGCAGGGTCCGCGCAACAAGCCGATTCCGCCGCTCGTCGGTTCGGTCTACAATATCGGCGGTATTTCGGTCTCGCTGAAGCAGATCATCATCATCCTCATCACCGTGGTGCTGTTGGCCGCCTTCTGGTACATCGTCAACCGCACGGCCCTCGGACGCGCCCAGCGCGCGACGGAGCAGGACCGCAAGATGGCCGCTCTTCTCGGCGTCAACGTCGATCAGACGATCTCCATCACCTTCATCATGGGTGCTGCGCTCGCCGCTGTCGCCGGCACGATGTACCTGATGTATTATGGCGTCGCCTCGTTCAACGACGGCTTCACGCCGGGCGTCAAGGCATTTACCGCAGCCGTTCTCGGCGGCATCGGCTCGTTGCCGGGTGCCGTTCTCGGCGGACTGATGATCGGCCTCATCGAATCGCTCTGGTCCGCCTATTTCACGATCGCCTACAAGGATGTCGCGACCTTTGCGATCCTCGCTTTCGTCCTGATCTTCAAGCCGACCGGCATTCTCGGACGGCCGGAAGTCGAGAAGGTATAA
- a CDS encoding methyltransferase family protein, with translation MPAGALGGIVFLAGLALLVWAAGTFRRAGTQIQTTRPTSTIVEEGPYRFTRNPIYIGMFLGLIGVAIAIDSLWLILVLVPFYLVIRYGVVAREEAYLERKFGDVYLAYKARVRRWL, from the coding sequence ATGCCGGCCGGTGCGCTCGGCGGCATCGTGTTCCTCGCCGGTCTGGCACTGCTGGTCTGGGCGGCGGGAACCTTCCGCCGTGCAGGCACGCAGATTCAGACCACCCGGCCAACGTCGACGATCGTCGAGGAGGGCCCTTACCGTTTCACGCGCAACCCGATCTATATCGGCATGTTTCTCGGCCTCATCGGCGTCGCCATCGCCATCGACAGCCTGTGGCTCATCCTCGTATTGGTGCCGTTCTATCTCGTCATCCGCTATGGCGTGGTCGCCCGCGAGGAGGCCTATCTCGAGCGGAAGTTCGGCGACGTCTATCTCGCCTACAAAGCCCGCGTCCGGCGATGGCTGTAG
- a CDS encoding DUF1153 domain-containing protein, with protein MTEMIRPRVKYVIGPDGSPLTIADLPPPNTRRWVIRRKAEVVAAVRGGLLSLEEACERYTLTVEEFLSWQSSINSHGLAGLRTTRIQQYRH; from the coding sequence ATGACCGAAATGATACGTCCCCGAGTAAAATATGTCATCGGCCCCGATGGCAGCCCGCTGACGATTGCGGATCTTCCGCCGCCGAATACCCGGCGCTGGGTTATCCGTCGCAAGGCTGAGGTTGTCGCCGCGGTACGCGGTGGCCTGTTGAGCTTGGAAGAAGCCTGCGAGCGTTACACGCTCACCGTCGAAGAATTCCTGTCCTGGCAGTCGTCGATCAACAGTCACGGCCTTGCCGGCCTGCGAACGACGCGTATCCAGCAATACCGTCACTGA
- a CDS encoding 2-hydroxyacid dehydrogenase: MSRPRILVTRRWPAAAEAALAERFDATFNEKDIPFGLDQMREAMTAYDAVLPTVSDKLPASVFEGDTRTKILGNFGVGYNHIDIFAAKAKGILVTNTPGVLTDCTADIAMLLLLAVARRGGEGERQLRAGAWEGWCPTHMIGTKVAGKTVGIIGFGRIGRAFAQRCHFGFGMEVVFYNRSTIDAAEAARYRARQLATIEEVLAASDFVSLHCPGGSQNRHLMNAARFAAMKPGAFLINTARGDVVDEAALINALETGSIRGAGLDVYEAEPQVPEKLKSMDNVVLLPHLGSATQETRTAMGMKVVENITNFFDGREPPDRVV; encoded by the coding sequence ATGTCCCGACCGCGCATCCTCGTCACCCGCCGCTGGCCCGCCGCGGCAGAAGCCGCCCTTGCCGAACGCTTCGACGCAACCTTTAACGAGAAGGATATTCCGTTCGGTCTCGATCAGATGCGGGAGGCGATGACAGCCTATGATGCGGTCCTTCCCACCGTTTCCGACAAGCTGCCTGCCAGCGTTTTCGAAGGCGATACACGCACGAAAATTCTCGGCAATTTCGGCGTCGGCTACAATCACATCGATATTTTCGCCGCCAAGGCGAAAGGCATCTTGGTCACCAATACGCCCGGCGTGCTCACCGACTGCACTGCGGACATCGCCATGCTGCTCCTGCTCGCCGTTGCTCGCCGGGGCGGGGAGGGTGAGCGTCAGCTTCGCGCCGGTGCATGGGAGGGTTGGTGTCCGACCCACATGATCGGCACAAAGGTGGCCGGCAAGACGGTCGGGATCATCGGATTCGGCCGTATCGGTCGAGCCTTTGCGCAGCGCTGCCATTTCGGATTCGGGATGGAGGTAGTCTTTTACAATCGCTCGACGATCGATGCCGCGGAGGCTGCGCGCTACCGGGCTCGCCAACTGGCGACGATCGAGGAGGTGCTGGCCGCTTCCGATTTCGTTTCGCTCCATTGCCCCGGCGGGTCACAGAACCGGCACCTGATGAATGCAGCGCGCTTTGCGGCGATGAAGCCAGGTGCATTTCTGATCAATACGGCGCGCGGCGACGTGGTCGACGAGGCGGCGCTGATCAACGCCCTTGAGACAGGCAGTATCCGCGGCGCCGGGCTTGACGTCTACGAAGCGGAGCCACAGGTGCCGGAGAAGCTGAAGTCGATGGACAATGTCGTCCTGCTGCCGCACCTCGGCAGCGCGACGCAGGAGACCCGAACGGCAATGGGAATGAAGGTCGTGGAAAACATTACGAACTTCTTCGACGGGCGTGAGCCGCCGGATCGCGTCGTTTGA
- a CDS encoding DUF6867 family protein, translating into MQGLFFEPDTGVRMVIRGLVVLIGFWTAWRAGKAAAENWSNYPQVVVYTFLLAWVMQFLHHALFNGPMLSAFFYVIDFVLLLVFSTVGFRYRRTNQMVNNYYWLYEKTSAFSWKDKH; encoded by the coding sequence ATGCAGGGACTTTTCTTCGAACCGGATACGGGCGTGCGGATGGTCATCCGCGGGCTGGTCGTGCTGATCGGGTTCTGGACGGCATGGCGCGCCGGCAAAGCGGCAGCCGAGAACTGGAGCAACTATCCGCAGGTGGTCGTGTACACCTTCCTGCTCGCCTGGGTGATGCAGTTCCTGCATCATGCGCTCTTCAACGGGCCGATGCTCAGCGCCTTCTTCTACGTCATCGATTTCGTGCTGCTGCTCGTCTTCTCGACAGTGGGTTTCCGCTATCGCCGCACCAATCAGATGGTCAACAACTATTACTGGCTGTACGAAAAAACTTCCGCGTTCTCGTGGAAGGACAAACATTGA
- a CDS encoding branched-chain amino acid ABC transporter substrate-binding protein, giving the protein MKKSLLSAVALTAMVAFSGNAWADILIGVGGPLTGPNAAFGAQLQKGAEQAAADINAAGGINGEQIKLELGDDVSDPKQGISVANKFVADGVKFVIGHFNSGVSIPASEVYAENGILEITPAATNPVFTERGLWNTFRTCGRDDQQGAIAGKYLADHFKDAKIAVVHDKTPYGQGLADETKKSLNAAGVTEAMYEGINVGDKDFSALIAKMKEAGVSIIYWGGLHTEAGLIIRQAADQGLKATLVSGDGIVSNELASIAGDAVAGTLNTFGPDPTLNPANKELVEKFKAAGFNPEAYTLYSYAALQAIAGAAKAAGSTDPEAVATAMKEKGPFPTVLGDISFDEKGDPKIPGYIMYEWKKGPDGKYSYFPQTM; this is encoded by the coding sequence ATGAAGAAATCTCTTCTGTCGGCAGTGGCGCTGACGGCGATGGTCGCCTTCAGCGGCAACGCCTGGGCCGACATTCTCATTGGCGTCGGCGGTCCTCTGACTGGCCCGAACGCTGCGTTCGGCGCTCAGCTTCAGAAGGGTGCCGAGCAGGCAGCCGCTGATATCAACGCCGCAGGCGGCATCAACGGCGAGCAGATCAAGCTCGAACTCGGTGACGACGTTTCGGACCCGAAGCAGGGCATCTCGGTCGCCAACAAGTTCGTTGCTGACGGCGTGAAGTTCGTGATCGGCCACTTCAACTCGGGCGTTTCGATCCCGGCGTCTGAAGTCTATGCTGAAAACGGCATCCTCGAAATCACCCCGGCCGCAACGAACCCAGTGTTCACCGAGCGCGGCCTGTGGAACACATTCCGTACCTGCGGCCGTGACGACCAGCAGGGCGCAATTGCCGGCAAGTATCTTGCCGATCATTTCAAGGACGCCAAGATCGCTGTCGTTCATGACAAGACACCTTACGGTCAGGGTCTTGCCGACGAGACCAAGAAGTCCCTGAACGCTGCTGGCGTTACCGAAGCCATGTATGAAGGCATCAACGTCGGCGACAAGGACTTCTCCGCCCTCATCGCAAAGATGAAAGAAGCCGGCGTGTCGATCATCTATTGGGGCGGTCTGCACACCGAGGCCGGTCTCATCATCCGTCAGGCTGCCGACCAGGGCCTGAAGGCAACGCTCGTTTCCGGCGACGGTATCGTCTCGAACGAACTTGCTTCCATCGCTGGCGACGCAGTTGCCGGAACGCTGAACACCTTCGGCCCGGATCCGACGCTCAACCCGGCCAACAAGGAACTCGTTGAAAAGTTCAAGGCTGCCGGCTTCAACCCGGAAGCTTACACGCTCTACTCCTACGCTGCCTTGCAGGCGATCGCCGGTGCTGCCAAGGCGGCCGGTTCGACCGATCCGGAAGCCGTCGCAACCGCGATGAAGGAAAAGGGTCCGTTCCCCACGGTTCTCGGCGATATCTCCTTCGACGAAAAGGGCGACCCGAAGATTCCAGGCTACATCATGTACGAATGGAAGAAGGGTCCGGACGGCAAGTACAGCTACTTCCCGCAGACCATGTAA